The Triticum aestivum cultivar Chinese Spring chromosome 6D, IWGSC CS RefSeq v2.1, whole genome shotgun sequence genomic sequence AGGCACCACAAGAGTATACTTATTCCGTATCAAGCCCTGAAGAAGATAGTATTAAGGCCAAGGTTATGGCTTACCAGAAAGGGGAAGCTAGGATGCCACGGCCAGCAGAATTATGCCCCGCTGTAAAGAGTGAGGGCGAAAGCTACTTCGGCAATGACCTTATGACCTGTACTTCCATGCAATCTTCTCAGGATTACAGCATGTCACATGTATACACACCTGACTATACAGCCCCGTTTAACGATGAGGGTATCCACAGTAGCACCATGTTTCCCGTCGATATCCAAGAATATCTGCAAGAGAATGGGAATTATTGGCACTGAGGGCCTCTAATCGGTTGCCTTTGCATGTCAACTAGGTGTCACATCATGTGTTTGGTAACTGCAAAACTACCAGCAGTTCTCTTTTGTAATGTGCAGTCCGTCAGATTATAAGCCATGGATAGCCGTTGTAGAATGTTCCATGAGCAGCCTGTACTAAAATGCTGAATCAAGCAGGGTGTAGAAGTCATGGTTTTTACTAACCATCATTGAAGTATGCTGAAATGCCTCATCGTGATTTTTTAGCTGTCGTGACTTGGCCAAGCTATATTTTTCTCTCCTTTGATCATTAATTCATTGCCTACAAGCCAGACATTTGGTTTAGTTCAACCGAGAAAGAAGTTTCATGCTTAGGGAATCAAAATTAACATTTTAGTTTGTCGATTGGGTGTCCAAACGATAGGGATGACATAACTGGGATCGAAAAAGAAGCAGCATCAACTGGCTGGAAAACATACGAAACTGGGAGGACAGGAAACAGCAAAGCAAAACATAACAATGATGGTGGAGCTAACCAAGCTACTTCTGTCAAGTTCATTTCACACATTCCAAACCAATACGTGGAATGGAAGTTAAGATCTGATTCAGTATCATGAGACAGACGCCAAACTGCCTGTGGCCATGCCACCGACTGGCGGTTCGTAGGTGTGTGACAGAGTCAGAAAGCAGAAGAGAAGTCTCTGATTATGATAGAATTAACTAGGAGATGTGGTATGCACGCCCTAATTACCAAAATGGCGGCCATGGTTTTTGTGGATTAGGAGGCATTCCATCGAACAGGTTGAGTTCGTGGTGGATGGTACTTGGATTCAGAGTAGAGGTAGGCTGACCTGCACGCCTGCACTGCGGCCGGATCACATAGTGCTGGCAGGCGAGGCATTTCGTCTCCAATCAACGGTCGGCGACATCTGAGGCTCGgacgccggcgatcgccggaggcaGCATTCAACCGGCCGGCCGACTGGCCGAACACCCGTGAGAGTATGGGCCTATCTCTTTTTTAGGAATGGTATATGGGCCTATCTATTCCTATGGTTGAAGGCCTACTTTGTCGAATGGGCTTCCAAGTACATTTCTGGCTATCCCCTGCCTGATCTTTAAAAAAAATGTCTAACCCTAAAAAAAAAATGTCCCAGTGTCCCCTGCCCTGCCcctgagaaagaaagaaaaataactcTGAACTTTTTTTTCTTGTACAAATAAAAATGATGTTCCCACCATTTACTTGAGCTTGCGATGAGGCAATTATTTACTAATTAAATCCTCCCTCATCCAAAAGCAAACAAAATAAGAAATGCACTTCCTCAACTATCGGCAAAATAAAAGGAAACTCTACTTTTTTTGCGAGGAAAAAGGAAACTCTACTTAGTTCAAAGTTGGTCTCTTGAGTTTCAAAACCGTCTATATTTGTCCTGGAGATCCACACAATTGCTTTTATGGTGACACGGCGCGGTTTCAACCGCTGCAAAATGAGAACAAAAATATCAATCAAATCCAcagatgaatatctaaaagttaaGCAGTCACATATCTAGTTAAATTACTAATGATCCTAGGAATGTAAAATGAACAATAATTATAAATACTCTGGAAAAGATTGGAGCTTGGCAACAATATTCAAGAAAACAATGGAACACAATAAAAGTATTCAAGAAAACCATGCATACTCACAATTTCACCTAATTATTAGTTATTTTTCTATTTCCCCTGAATTTTtctcattttattttctttctttattttctttgtgTTTTGTAAAGTTCTACTTTCATGGTTTTTCTATTCTATTTTTTTTACACATAGAAAAACTTTGTTTCCCCACTTTTTTCTTTCACTTAGTTGAATttataaaaatagaaaaacttCAGCCGTTTTGTCTTTTCATATATGTATTTCTGATTACCTCAATTTTCCCGTGATTTTTAAATAGGAAAATAGCAAAATCTTGATGGTTCTAAGAAGTGAGAGTCTAGCTCATTTTATTTTCACAGGGAGAGGCTAGCTCACTTAGTTGGGGATGAAGGTATATAATTCCACCGTCTAAGTTCAAGTCCTCCTAGTCCTAAGCAAGCATCCGAATTCATAATTATATTTTGGGGACTCCCTTGAATTCTTTTTAAAATAAGCAGTATGGTTTTGGCACCATCGAGAGACCAAAAGTTCCCGTATTGAAATTAATTTAAACCTTGGCAATAATTGAGAGACCAAAACATATTTTTCTCCTTCCATTTACCCATACATGTGGACAACTAGGATTACGTTGTCGTCTACTTGTTCTAGAACGTGTTATAAGGAGAATGGGCAAGCTGTTTTTTTTTAGGAAAGAATGGGTGAGTTGTTGTTCTAGCAAGTTGTGTTCGCTTTTAGCATGACCAAGTACGCGTGTCGAGTTTAGAAGCAAACCTTACTCTAAATTAACCAACAAGCAGTATTAATCAGATAAACAAACTATGCATGACCATGACAGGCAGGATCATCGACCTTTGATTAGTAATTGGCCTGGTTAGTACGTAGTGGATCAGTGAATACTCTAGTAGTGTTACTTGGCAACTTGTGCTTAGGACCACCACTAATAGAGCCAAAAGGAATCTCATCACTACTTCTCTCTACTTTTAATTAACCGGGGATCGAAGCTAGCTACTAATTGGGACTTGCATGTTCTAACTTCACTCGAGCACAAGCCCCCATCCCCTTAGAACATATACTACCTTATAAGTATTTCTTTTGCTTTATAGGCGCGCTCACTGAATTTTCCTATTATTAAACTTTGTATAACACTAGTATTTAGTTGGTGTTGACGCTATTATTATTTTTATGGTCGTCAAACTAAAATGTTTAACTGGAAAAATTCTATACAACGACCTGCATTTTTTATCAGAAGCACTATTTACAATTATCGGAGAGGAAATCGGTTTCTTCATGTCTCTATAGTAAATATTAGATGATTACACTCACACCTCTCGATCTTGAGCATGCCCACaacttttttttgttggaaaaggAGGTTAAGACCCCCgccctctgcatcaatcgatgcatagaaccatttttattaattattcaacaaaGATCTAATCAGAACATACATCAAGTtacccgaagccaccactcacactTACAAACTCGATAATGTGAAGTACTCCCACTCCTCATATCTAAAACCGGTGTCGTCGCCGATACATCCACATAACGTATCAGAACCTACAACCGGTGTAGCGAACCTAAAGCGTGCGCCACATGCACACGTTCCAGAGGCCGCCATCATCATCAAACCGCTAACCCatctttgaaaggatcgatatagttgactagagggggggggggggtgaataggcaactaacaattttttagcttttctttaccaaattaaactttgcatcaaagtaggtgactagatatgcaactaggtgagcaacctatatgatgcaacaacaacaagcacacaagcaagcaagggatataacacaaataagcttgcacaagtaaaggcacgagataaccaagagtggagccggtgaagacgaggatgtgttactgaagttccttccttttgaggggaagtacgtatccgttggagcggtgtggaggcacaatgctccccaagaagctactagggccaccgtattctcctcacgccctcacacaatacgagatgctgtgattccactattggtgcccttgaaggcggcaaccggacctttacaaacaaggttgaggctctctccacaacttaattggaggctcccaacgaaaccccggagcttcaccacaatggaatgtggctccgaagtgacctcttccgtctagggcgcccaagcacccaagagtaacaaaatccacacaagaaagtatgggggaatcaaatatcctttggtggaagtgtagatctaggtctcctccttcaatccctagcaaatcaacgagtttgagtggctagagagagagatcgggcaagagagctttaatggcagtaatggaggagagagagaggcaagaggtaggtgggaggaaggagaagcacctccttaaataggCCCCCCAAGAACCAACCGTTATGTGCAGAAACGCAAGGAGCGGAACTTCCGGTGGCGCACCCGGTGGTACCGGTTTATCGGAACAAACCGGAACTACCGCACAACCACCGCTCAACTACCGGGCCACATACAGAAAGTAAACCCCTTAGCCCGGTAGTTGGAGCGGAGGTTGGACCGGAACTACCGCTGGGCAAGCAGTTCCTGGGCGGTGGGGTccgaggcggtactaccgccctgaacaccggtagtaccggtttatcAAGAAAAACCGAAACTACCGTTCCACCACCGGTCTACCACCGCACCCGgtacagaagggagtcacccctgagcgGTACTAGGGGCGGTGGTAAGACCGGAACTACCGGCCAACGGTACAACCGCCAAGAGCAGGACTGCACAGAACAGAGGATGGGGAACCTCTCTCTCCTCGAacggagggtatatggtgggtgcagaGAATGTGTACGTGAAGGATTCACCCAATACCTtccgatgtggattccctcttaatagtacggatatcCTACGACCAAAGGAAATAAAAACGTCGGAAACTCCATCTTCGATCTTTTCCGCATAGAGGGAAAACCTAACCGTCTTGCGCCACACAAAGtgagttggaaatatgccctagaggcaataataaaatggttattattgtatttccttgttcatgataattgtctgttgttcatgctataattgtattaactggaaactgtaatacatgtgtgaatgcatataccacaacatgtccctagtaagcctctagttgactagctcgttgatcaatagatggttatggtttcctgaccatggacattggatgccattgataacgtgatcacatcattaggagaatgatgtgatggacaagactcaatcctaagcatagcacaagatcgtgtagttcatttgctagagcttttctaatgtcaagtatcttatttccttagaccatgagattgtgcaactcccggataccgtaggaatgctttgggtgtaccaaacgtcacaacgtaactgggtggctataaaggtg encodes the following:
- the LOC123143280 gene encoding LOB domain-containing protein CRL1; amino-acid sequence: MTGFPSPCGACKFLRRKCVNGCVFAPHFCHEQGAAHFAAIHKVFGASNVSKLLTGLPSIDRREAAATISYEAQARLHDPVYGCVAHIFALQQQVVNLQARLESLKAQAPQEYTYSVSSPEEDSIKAKVMAYQKGEARMPRPAELCPAVKSEGESYFGNDLMTCTSMQSSQDYSMSHVYTPDYTAPFNDEGIHSSTMFPVDIQEYLQENGNYWH